The Cronobacter sakazakii genome has a window encoding:
- the iolB gene encoding 5-deoxy-glucuronate isomerase yields the protein MSLLAKAQRDARQIQHITPESAGWRYIGFDVWMLKQGETLTLESGDREQCLVLVAGLASVKTRNAEFPGLGGRMSPFERTPPWAVYVPPQERIEVTADSDLELAVCSAPGKGTRPARVISPEEVGVEHRGKGRNQRLVHNILPDSGEADCLLVVEVYTEEGATSSWPAHKHDTPVPGKETQLEETYYHRFDPPQGFAFQRVYTDDRSLDACMAPYNHDVVMVPRGYHPVAAIAGYDSYYLNVMAGPERQWLFTWEEDHAWINSDDYPRR from the coding sequence ATGTCGTTACTTGCAAAGGCGCAGCGCGACGCGCGCCAGATACAGCACATCACCCCGGAAAGCGCCGGCTGGCGCTATATCGGCTTTGATGTCTGGATGCTGAAACAGGGCGAAACGCTCACGCTTGAGAGCGGCGACCGGGAGCAGTGCCTGGTGCTGGTGGCGGGGCTCGCCTCGGTGAAAACCCGTAACGCGGAGTTTCCGGGCCTCGGCGGGCGGATGTCGCCGTTTGAGCGCACGCCGCCGTGGGCGGTCTACGTGCCGCCGCAGGAGCGCATTGAAGTGACCGCCGATTCCGATCTGGAGCTTGCCGTGTGCAGCGCACCGGGCAAGGGCACGCGGCCTGCGAGGGTGATTTCGCCTGAAGAGGTGGGCGTTGAGCATCGCGGTAAAGGGCGTAACCAGCGGCTGGTGCATAACATCCTGCCGGACAGCGGCGAGGCGGACTGTCTGCTGGTGGTGGAGGTCTATACCGAAGAGGGCGCCACCAGCTCCTGGCCCGCGCACAAGCACGACACCCCGGTGCCGGGGAAAGAGACGCAGCTTGAAGAGACCTACTACCACCGTTTCGATCCGCCGCAGGGCTTCGCTTTTCAGCGGGTCTATACCGATGACCGTAGCCTGGACGCCTGCATGGCGCCTTACAATCACGATGTGGTCATGGTGCCGCGCGGCTATCATCCCGTGGCGGCGATCGCGGGTTATGACAGTTACTACCTGAATGTGATGGCCGGGCCGGAACGCCAATGGCTGTTTACCTGGGAAGAGGACCACGCCTGGATCAACAGCGATGACTATCCGCGGCGTTAA
- a CDS encoding bifunctional 5-dehydro-2-deoxygluconokinase/5-dehydro-2-deoxyphosphogluconate aldolase encodes MNAAVKRLDVICIGRVAVDLYAQQIGARLEDVATFAKYLGGSSGNVAFGTAIQGLKSAMLARVGDEHNGRFLRETLSRAGVDTEYLITDKQRLTALVMLGIKDQETFPLIFYRDNCADMALTPQDINEDYIASARALAVTGTHLSHPDTRAAVLKALEYARRHGLRTALDIDYRPVLWGLTSPGDGETRYVESEQVTRQLQEVLHLFDLVVGTEEEFHIAGGSTDTLTALKNVRHATGATLVCKRGPMGCVVLEGAVPDSWDAIPLYQGVRVEVLNVLGAGDAFMSGLLRGWLNDEGWEQACRYANACGALVVSRHGCAPAMPTRAELDDYLARAELVPRPDLDARLNHLHRVTSRRQAWPELCIFAFDHRKQLADLALDTGCDESRIPALKQLLLQAAKDAAQEAGLAGRSGILADSTYGQRTLNAITGQGWWIGRPIELPGSRPLRLEHGDIGSQLASWPLEHVVKCLVFYHPHDPAALREQQDALLLEVWRACQQSGHELLLEVILPENGPDKDQQHYHTMLAHFYQLDIKPDWWKLPPLASHHWQAISALIEKEDPYCRGILLLGLDAPQEQLREGFTEAATHPIIKGFAVGRTIFGQPSRRWMQGELSDEALVREVKNNYLTLINFWREARR; translated from the coding sequence ATGAATGCAGCAGTTAAGCGGCTCGATGTCATTTGTATTGGCCGTGTTGCCGTGGATCTCTACGCGCAGCAGATCGGCGCCAGGCTTGAAGATGTGGCGACCTTCGCCAAATATCTCGGCGGCTCGTCAGGCAACGTCGCGTTCGGCACCGCAATCCAGGGGCTGAAATCGGCGATGCTGGCCCGCGTGGGGGATGAACATAATGGCCGTTTCCTGCGTGAAACGCTGTCGCGCGCAGGCGTCGACACCGAATACCTGATCACCGATAAACAGCGGCTGACGGCGCTGGTGATGCTCGGCATTAAAGATCAGGAGACGTTCCCGCTTATCTTCTACCGCGACAACTGCGCCGATATGGCGCTCACGCCGCAGGATATTAACGAAGATTACATCGCCTCCGCCCGCGCGCTGGCGGTGACCGGCACGCACCTCTCGCACCCGGACACCCGCGCCGCCGTGCTGAAAGCCCTGGAATACGCGCGCCGCCACGGGCTGCGTACCGCGCTGGATATCGACTACCGCCCGGTTCTGTGGGGGCTGACGTCGCCCGGCGACGGCGAAACGCGCTATGTGGAATCGGAGCAGGTCACGCGCCAGCTTCAGGAAGTGCTGCATCTGTTCGATCTGGTGGTCGGCACCGAAGAGGAGTTTCACATCGCGGGCGGCAGTACCGACACGCTGACCGCGCTGAAAAACGTCCGCCACGCCACCGGCGCCACGCTGGTCTGCAAGCGCGGGCCGATGGGGTGCGTGGTGCTGGAAGGCGCGGTGCCGGACAGCTGGGACGCCATCCCGCTTTATCAGGGTGTGCGGGTGGAGGTGCTGAACGTGCTTGGCGCGGGCGATGCGTTTATGTCCGGGCTGCTGCGCGGCTGGCTGAACGACGAAGGCTGGGAGCAGGCCTGCCGCTACGCCAACGCCTGCGGCGCGCTGGTGGTCTCCCGCCACGGCTGCGCCCCGGCGATGCCGACGCGCGCCGAACTTGATGACTACCTGGCCCGCGCCGAATTGGTGCCGCGCCCGGATCTCGACGCGCGCTTAAACCATCTGCATCGCGTCACCTCCCGCCGCCAGGCGTGGCCGGAGCTCTGTATTTTCGCCTTCGATCACCGCAAACAGCTCGCCGATCTGGCCCTGGACACCGGCTGCGATGAATCACGTATTCCGGCGCTGAAACAGTTGCTGCTACAGGCGGCGAAAGACGCGGCGCAGGAGGCGGGCCTCGCGGGCCGCAGCGGTATTCTGGCGGACAGCACTTACGGCCAGCGCACGCTCAATGCCATCACCGGCCAGGGCTGGTGGATTGGCCGCCCGATTGAGCTGCCCGGCTCGCGCCCGCTGCGCCTTGAGCATGGCGATATCGGCTCGCAGCTTGCAAGCTGGCCGCTGGAGCATGTGGTGAAATGTCTGGTGTTTTATCATCCGCACGATCCGGCCGCGCTTCGCGAACAGCAGGACGCGCTGCTGCTGGAGGTGTGGCGCGCCTGCCAGCAGTCGGGCCATGAACTGCTGCTGGAAGTGATCCTGCCGGAAAACGGGCCGGATAAAGACCAACAGCATTACCACACGATGCTGGCGCATTTTTATCAGCTCGACATTAAGCCGGACTGGTGGAAACTGCCGCCGCTGGCGAGCCACCACTGGCAGGCCATCAGCGCGCTGATTGAAAAGGAAGATCCGTACTGCCGCGGCATTTTGCTGCTCGGGCTCGACGCGCCGCAGGAGCAGTTGCGCGAAGGCTTCACTGAGGCGGCGACGCATCCCATCATCAAAGGCTTCGCGGTCGGGCGCACCATTTTCGGCCAGCCGTCGCGCCGCTGGATGCAGGGCGAGCTTAGCGACGAGGCGCTGGTCCGTGAAGTGAAAAACAACTACCTGACGCTTATCAACTTCTGGCGCGAAGCGCGCCGTTAA
- the iolD gene encoding 3D-(3,5/4)-trihydroxycyclohexane-1,2-dione acylhydrolase (decyclizing), whose protein sequence is MGKLRLTMAQALVKFLDNQYLEVDGETVKFVKGIFAIFGHGNVLGLGQALEQDSGELRLYQGRNEQGMAHAATGFARQSLRRQILACTSSVGPGAANMITAAATATANRIPLLLLPGDVFATRQPDPVLQQIEQSYDLSISTNDAFRAVSKYWDRITRPEQLMSACINAMRVLTDPAETGAVTLALPQDVQGEAWDYPQSFFARRVHRLDRRPASQAQLNDAVAAIRASRKPLIICGGGVKYSGAGEALAHFAERYRIPFAETQAGKGTLISSHPYNVGGVGETGCLAANLLAKEADLVIGVGTRFTDFTTSSKWIFQHPDVRFLNINVSNFDAWKLDGIPLLADAREALTALDGALGDTAWQAGWGEQIAAVQSRQMKETHRVYQASFQEKGFIPEIDDHLDRESVYREFRALTDSTLTQSNVLGILNETLPQEAVIVAAAGSLPGDLQRVWRTRAPNAYHVEYGYSCMGYEVSAALGVKLAEPQREVYAMVGDGAFMMLHSELVTSIQEGAKVNVLLFDNMANGCINNLQMEHGMDSFGTEFRFRSAENGQLNGGLVPVDFAAIAAGYGCKTWRVTTLDELKIALEAAQRETVSTLIDIKVLPKTMVHKYGSWWNVGVAQQALSERIQRVAQQINEKRAQARDY, encoded by the coding sequence ATGGGCAAGCTGAGACTGACAATGGCGCAGGCGCTGGTGAAGTTTCTTGATAACCAGTACCTGGAAGTGGATGGCGAAACCGTCAAATTCGTAAAAGGCATTTTCGCCATCTTTGGCCATGGCAATGTGCTGGGGCTGGGCCAGGCGCTGGAGCAGGACAGCGGCGAGTTGCGTCTGTACCAGGGGCGTAACGAACAGGGCATGGCCCATGCGGCGACCGGTTTCGCCAGACAGTCGCTGCGCCGCCAGATCCTCGCCTGCACCTCGTCGGTAGGACCAGGGGCCGCCAATATGATCACCGCCGCCGCGACGGCGACGGCCAACCGCATTCCGCTTCTGCTGCTGCCGGGCGATGTCTTCGCCACCCGCCAGCCCGATCCGGTATTGCAGCAGATAGAGCAGAGCTACGATCTCAGCATCAGCACCAATGACGCTTTTCGCGCCGTCAGCAAATACTGGGATCGCATTACGCGCCCGGAACAGCTGATGAGCGCCTGTATCAACGCCATGCGCGTACTGACCGATCCGGCGGAAACCGGCGCGGTGACGCTGGCGCTGCCGCAGGATGTGCAGGGCGAAGCGTGGGATTACCCGCAGTCGTTCTTCGCCCGCCGCGTGCATCGCCTTGACCGCCGCCCGGCAAGCCAGGCGCAGCTTAATGATGCCGTCGCGGCCATCCGCGCCAGCCGCAAGCCGCTGATTATCTGCGGCGGCGGGGTGAAATACTCAGGCGCTGGCGAGGCGCTGGCGCACTTCGCCGAACGCTATCGTATTCCGTTTGCGGAGACGCAGGCGGGGAAAGGCACGCTTATCTCGTCGCATCCGTATAACGTCGGCGGCGTCGGCGAAACGGGCTGTCTCGCGGCTAATCTGCTGGCGAAAGAGGCGGATCTGGTGATTGGCGTCGGCACCCGCTTTACCGATTTCACCACCTCCTCGAAATGGATCTTCCAGCATCCCGACGTGCGCTTTCTCAATATTAACGTCAGTAACTTCGACGCCTGGAAACTCGACGGCATTCCGCTGCTGGCCGACGCCCGCGAGGCGCTGACGGCGCTGGACGGTGCGCTTGGCGATACCGCGTGGCAGGCGGGCTGGGGCGAGCAGATCGCCGCCGTGCAGAGTCGCCAGATGAAAGAGACGCACCGCGTTTATCAGGCCTCGTTTCAGGAAAAAGGGTTTATCCCGGAAATAGACGACCATCTCGATCGCGAGTCGGTCTACCGGGAGTTCCGCGCGCTGACTGACTCCACACTGACCCAGAGCAACGTGCTCGGCATCCTTAACGAAACGCTGCCGCAGGAGGCGGTGATCGTCGCGGCGGCGGGCAGCCTGCCGGGCGATTTGCAGCGCGTCTGGCGCACCCGCGCGCCCAACGCTTATCACGTCGAATATGGCTACTCCTGCATGGGGTATGAGGTGAGCGCGGCGCTTGGCGTCAAACTCGCCGAGCCGCAGCGCGAGGTCTACGCGATGGTTGGCGACGGCGCATTCATGATGCTGCATTCGGAGCTGGTCACATCGATTCAGGAGGGCGCGAAGGTCAACGTGCTGCTGTTCGACAATATGGCGAACGGCTGCATCAACAACCTGCAAATGGAGCACGGCATGGACAGCTTCGGCACTGAGTTCCGCTTCCGCTCGGCCGAAAACGGCCAGCTGAACGGCGGGCTGGTGCCGGTGGATTTCGCCGCCATCGCGGCGGGCTACGGCTGCAAAACCTGGCGCGTCACCACGCTCGATGAGCTGAAAATCGCGCTGGAGGCGGCGCAGCGCGAGACGGTAAGCACCCTTATCGATATCAAAGTGCTGCCAAAAACCATGGTGCACAAATATGGCAGCTGGTGGAACGTCGGCGTGGCGCAACAGGCGCTCAGCGAACGTATTCAGCGGGTGGCACAACAGATCAACGAAAAACGCGCGCAGGCGCGGGATTACTGA
- a CDS encoding TIM barrel protein, with amino-acid sequence MTIALHRFCVNRKIAPALDIPAFFKLVNRLGLNKVELRNDMPGGNVTDDLSAAQVRELAARYDIDIVTINAVYPFNQRTPAVRELTESLLKDAQAVGAAGLVLCPLNNGTPVGPAETLAALQDLAPLFDHYGIQGLVEPLGFPQSSLRSAAEAQTLIRDAKVPFKLLIDTFHHALYPQAAQAFSQVDVSMIGLVHLSGVNDPRPLETLTDDQRLMLMPDDRLETIAQIKALEARGYQGIYAFEPFSSSIASWREADIEREIVNSIALVQENVA; translated from the coding sequence ATGACCATTGCACTGCACCGCTTCTGCGTTAACCGCAAAATCGCCCCGGCGCTGGATATCCCGGCGTTTTTTAAACTGGTCAACCGGCTTGGGCTGAATAAGGTCGAGCTGCGTAACGATATGCCCGGCGGTAACGTCACCGACGATTTGAGCGCAGCGCAGGTGCGCGAGCTGGCGGCGCGTTACGACATCGACATTGTGACCATTAACGCCGTCTACCCGTTTAACCAGCGCACACCCGCGGTGCGCGAGCTGACCGAATCGCTGCTGAAAGACGCGCAGGCGGTGGGCGCGGCGGGGCTGGTGCTCTGTCCGTTAAACAACGGCACGCCCGTCGGGCCGGCGGAAACCCTGGCGGCATTGCAGGATCTTGCTCCGTTGTTTGACCATTACGGGATTCAGGGGCTGGTGGAGCCGCTTGGTTTTCCACAAAGCTCGCTGCGCTCGGCGGCCGAAGCGCAGACGCTTATTCGCGACGCGAAAGTGCCGTTTAAACTGCTGATCGACACCTTCCACCATGCGCTCTACCCGCAGGCGGCGCAGGCGTTTTCCCAGGTGGATGTGTCGATGATAGGACTGGTGCACCTCTCCGGCGTTAACGATCCGCGCCCGCTTGAGACGCTGACCGACGATCAGCGCCTGATGCTGATGCCGGACGACAGGCTGGAGACGATCGCGCAGATCAAGGCGCTTGAGGCGCGCGGCTATCAGGGCATTTACGCGTTCGAGCCGTTCTCTTCATCCATAGCGTCATGGCGCGAAGCGGATATTGAGCGGGAGATAGTCAACAGCATCGCGCTGGTGCAAGAAAACGTGGCCTGA
- a CDS encoding NAD-dependent malic enzyme: protein MEIKHKKNRSLYIPYAGPVLLEFPLLNKGSAFSMEERSNFNLLGLLPEVVETIEEQAERAWRQFEDFKTDIDKHIYLRNIQDTNETLFYRLLENHLEVMMPIIYTPTVGSACERFSEIYRRARGVFISWPNRHNMDDILQNVPIHNIKVIVVTDGERILGLGDQGIGGMGIPIGKLSLYTACGGISPAYTLPIVLDVGTNNQQLLNDPLYMGWRHPRITDDEYYAFVDDFIQAVKQRWPNVLLQFEDFAQKNAMPLLERYRDEICCFNDDIQGTAAVTLGTLIAASRAAGSQLSEQKIVFLGAGSAGCGIAEQIIAWMRTEGGLSDEQARARVFMVDRFGLLTDNMPNLLSFQSKLVQKRDSLQGWDTQSDSISLLDVVRNAKPDILIGVSGQTGLFTEEIIREMHKHCARPIVMPLSNPTSRVEATPHDILNWTDGAALVATGSPFQPVTVKEKTYPIAQCNNAYIFPGIGLGIISSGALRVTDEMMMAASEALASHSPLVNTGSGLVLPPLTDIQQVSKDIAFAVGKMAQQQGVAVKTSAEALLQAIEENFWLPEYRSYRRTSI from the coding sequence ATGGAAATCAAACACAAAAAAAACCGTTCGCTTTACATTCCCTACGCCGGCCCCGTTCTGCTGGAGTTCCCGCTGCTGAACAAGGGCAGCGCCTTCAGCATGGAGGAGCGCAGCAACTTCAACCTGCTGGGGCTGTTGCCGGAAGTGGTGGAAACCATTGAAGAGCAGGCGGAGCGCGCGTGGCGACAGTTTGAAGATTTCAAAACGGATATTGATAAACACATTTACCTGCGCAACATCCAGGACACCAACGAAACCCTGTTTTATCGCCTGCTGGAAAACCATCTTGAGGTGATGATGCCCATCATCTACACCCCGACGGTGGGCTCGGCCTGCGAACGTTTTTCTGAGATCTACCGCCGCGCCCGCGGGGTGTTCATCTCCTGGCCGAACCGCCACAACATGGATGACATCCTGCAGAACGTGCCTATCCATAACATCAAAGTGATCGTGGTGACGGACGGCGAGCGTATTCTCGGCCTCGGCGACCAGGGCATCGGCGGCATGGGCATTCCTATCGGCAAGCTCTCGCTCTACACCGCCTGCGGCGGCATCAGCCCGGCGTATACGCTGCCTATCGTGCTGGATGTCGGCACCAACAACCAGCAGTTGCTGAACGATCCGCTCTATATGGGCTGGCGTCACCCGCGTATCACCGACGACGAGTATTACGCGTTCGTTGATGACTTTATCCAGGCGGTGAAACAGCGCTGGCCGAACGTGCTGTTGCAGTTTGAAGATTTCGCGCAGAAAAACGCGATGCCGCTGCTTGAGCGCTATCGCGACGAGATCTGCTGCTTTAACGATGATATTCAGGGCACCGCGGCGGTGACGCTCGGCACGCTGATTGCCGCGAGCCGCGCGGCGGGCAGCCAGCTCAGCGAGCAGAAAATCGTCTTCCTCGGCGCAGGCTCCGCCGGGTGCGGCATCGCCGAGCAGATCATCGCGTGGATGCGCACCGAAGGCGGCTTAAGCGACGAACAGGCGCGCGCCCGTGTCTTTATGGTCGACCGTTTCGGCCTGCTGACCGACAACATGCCAAACCTGCTGTCGTTCCAGTCGAAGCTGGTGCAAAAACGCGACAGCCTGCAGGGCTGGGATACGCAGAGCGATTCGATCTCGCTGCTGGATGTGGTGCGCAACGCCAAACCGGACATTCTCATCGGCGTCTCTGGCCAGACCGGGCTCTTCACCGAAGAGATCATCCGCGAGATGCACAAGCACTGCGCCCGCCCGATTGTTATGCCGCTCTCTAACCCGACCTCACGCGTCGAGGCGACGCCGCACGACATCCTGAACTGGACCGACGGCGCGGCGCTGGTGGCGACGGGCAGCCCGTTCCAGCCGGTGACGGTGAAAGAGAAAACCTACCCGATTGCGCAGTGCAACAACGCCTATATCTTCCCCGGCATCGGGCTTGGGATTATTTCGTCCGGCGCGCTGCGCGTGACCGATGAAATGATGATGGCGGCGAGTGAAGCGCTGGCCTCGCATTCGCCGCTGGTCAATACCGGCAGCGGCCTGGTGCTGCCGCCGCTGACGGATATTCAGCAGGTGTCGAAGGATATTGCATTCGCGGTAGGCAAAATGGCGCAGCAGCAGGGTGTGGCGGTGAAAACTTCCGCCGAGGCGCTGTTACAGGCCATTGAGGAAAACTTCTGGCTGCCGGAATACCGCAGCTACCGCCGCACCTCTATCTGA
- a CDS encoding CoA-acylating methylmalonate-semialdehyde dehydrogenase, translated as MNITGNFIGGKICNSSSGQTVPVFDPATGKPVREVTQSTAQEVSAAIQVAHEAFHGWANTTPLRRARVLFHFKMLLEKHADELAAIIVSEHGKVWSDAMGELTRGMEVVEFACGIPHLIKGEYSSDVGTRVDSYSLMQPLGVVAGITPFNFPAMVPMWMFPIALACGNSFVLKPPALAPTAAVRLAELLSEAGLPDGVFNVVHCSNEDAEQLYTDPHIAAVSFVGSSGVAEHIYKTASAYGKRVQAFGAAKNHAIVMPDADLDATVNAIMGGAFGSAGERCMALPIVVAVGDETADKLIARLTPLVEALKVGPGCMRGPEENEMGPVVSDVHQKKVLGYIEKGVSEGAKLVVDGRKFRLPGYEAGYYVGGTLFDNVTPEMVIWREEIFGPVLGIVRAPDYERALALINSHEFGNGSAIFTSNGHTAREFVHDVQAGMVGVNVPVPVPMAFHSFGGWKRSVFGALNVHGPDGVRFYTRMKTATVRWPQGQQTVSEFSMPTLG; from the coding sequence ATGAATATCACAGGAAACTTTATCGGCGGGAAAATTTGCAACAGCAGCAGCGGCCAGACGGTGCCGGTCTTCGATCCGGCCACGGGCAAACCGGTGCGCGAGGTCACGCAATCCACGGCGCAAGAGGTCTCGGCGGCAATCCAGGTCGCCCATGAGGCGTTCCACGGCTGGGCCAACACGACGCCGCTGCGCCGCGCCAGGGTGCTGTTTCATTTCAAAATGCTGCTTGAGAAACATGCCGACGAGCTGGCGGCGATTATCGTCAGCGAGCATGGCAAGGTCTGGTCGGACGCTATGGGCGAGCTGACGCGCGGCATGGAAGTGGTGGAGTTCGCCTGCGGCATTCCGCACCTGATTAAAGGGGAATACTCCTCTGATGTCGGCACCCGCGTCGACAGCTACTCGCTGATGCAGCCGCTCGGCGTGGTGGCGGGGATCACACCGTTTAACTTCCCGGCGATGGTGCCGATGTGGATGTTCCCGATAGCGCTCGCCTGCGGCAACAGCTTTGTGCTGAAACCGCCCGCGCTGGCGCCGACCGCCGCGGTGCGCCTCGCTGAGCTGCTGTCAGAAGCCGGGCTGCCGGATGGCGTGTTCAACGTGGTGCATTGCAGTAATGAAGACGCCGAACAGCTCTACACCGATCCGCACATCGCGGCGGTCAGCTTTGTCGGCTCGTCCGGCGTGGCGGAGCATATCTACAAAACCGCCAGCGCTTACGGTAAACGCGTGCAGGCGTTCGGCGCGGCGAAAAACCACGCCATTGTGATGCCGGATGCCGATCTCGACGCCACGGTAAACGCCATTATGGGCGGCGCGTTTGGTTCTGCAGGCGAGCGCTGCATGGCGCTGCCGATTGTGGTCGCGGTGGGCGACGAAACGGCGGATAAACTGATTGCGCGCCTCACGCCGCTGGTGGAAGCGCTGAAAGTCGGGCCGGGCTGTATGCGCGGGCCGGAAGAGAACGAAATGGGGCCGGTGGTTTCCGACGTCCACCAGAAAAAAGTGCTGGGCTATATTGAAAAAGGCGTCAGCGAAGGCGCGAAACTGGTGGTCGATGGCCGTAAATTCCGTCTGCCAGGCTATGAAGCGGGCTACTACGTCGGCGGCACGCTGTTTGATAACGTAACGCCGGAGATGGTCATCTGGCGCGAAGAGATCTTCGGGCCTGTGCTCGGCATCGTCCGCGCGCCGGATTACGAGCGCGCGCTGGCGCTGATTAACAGCCATGAGTTTGGCAACGGCAGCGCGATTTTCACCAGCAACGGCCATACGGCGCGCGAATTCGTGCATGACGTTCAGGCGGGGATGGTGGGCGTCAACGTCCCTGTGCCGGTGCCGATGGCGTTCCACAGCTTTGGCGGCTGGAAACGTTCGGTTTTCGGCGCGCTGAATGTCCACGGGCCGGACGGCGTGCGGTTCTATACCCGCATGAAAACCGCCACGGTGCGCTGGCCGCAGGGACAGCAGACCGTCTCTGAATTCAGTATGCCGACGCTCGGTTAA
- a CDS encoding oligosaccharide MFS transporter has product MNKPALTPVEKQNFIFFLLFFFFYYFIMSAYFPFFPVWLADVAHLSKTDTGIVFSCISLFAIIFQPVFGLISDKLGLRKHLLWTITGLLVLFAPFFIFVLKPLLAFNIWVGAFVGGCYLGIVFSSGSGAVEAYIERVSRANNFEYGKVRVSGCVGWALCASMTGMLFGVNPNIIFWVASACALILAGVLWFSRPAGESGNLISGTKETSQAFSMKLVSELFRMRSFWAFIIYVVGVASVYDVFDQQFANFFKGFFSSPERGTQIFGFVTTGGELLNATVMFFTPFIINRIGSKNALLIAGAIMSMRIIGSSFATADWQVIILKTLHMFELPFLLVGTFKYISAVFDPRLSATLFLVGFNLSKQLSGVVLSTWAGRMYDTVGFQQTYLVLGLITLGFTVISFFTLQGRPRPALEKSPDSSLA; this is encoded by the coding sequence ATGAATAAGCCTGCCCTGACCCCGGTTGAAAAACAGAACTTCATATTCTTTTTGCTGTTCTTCTTTTTCTACTACTTCATTATGTCGGCCTACTTTCCGTTTTTCCCGGTGTGGCTGGCGGATGTCGCGCATCTCAGTAAAACGGATACCGGCATTGTCTTCTCGTGTATTTCGCTGTTCGCGATTATCTTTCAGCCGGTGTTTGGTCTCATCTCCGACAAGCTCGGGCTGCGCAAACACCTGCTGTGGACGATAACCGGCCTGCTGGTACTGTTCGCGCCGTTTTTTATCTTTGTGCTCAAACCGCTGCTGGCGTTTAACATCTGGGTTGGGGCGTTTGTCGGCGGCTGCTATCTCGGGATTGTCTTCTCAAGCGGCTCCGGCGCGGTGGAGGCGTACATTGAGCGCGTCAGCCGCGCCAATAATTTTGAATATGGCAAAGTGCGCGTCTCCGGCTGCGTGGGCTGGGCGCTGTGCGCCTCGATGACCGGCATGCTGTTTGGCGTGAACCCCAATATTATCTTCTGGGTGGCGTCGGCGTGCGCGCTGATCCTGGCGGGCGTGCTGTGGTTCTCGCGTCCGGCGGGGGAGAGCGGCAACCTGATCTCCGGCACGAAGGAGACCAGCCAGGCGTTCTCGATGAAGCTCGTTAGCGAGCTGTTCAGAATGCGCAGCTTCTGGGCGTTTATCATCTACGTGGTAGGCGTGGCGAGCGTGTATGACGTCTTTGACCAGCAGTTCGCCAACTTCTTTAAAGGCTTTTTCTCAAGCCCCGAGCGCGGCACCCAGATTTTCGGCTTCGTTACCACCGGCGGCGAGCTGCTTAACGCCACCGTGATGTTCTTCACGCCGTTTATCATCAACCGCATTGGCAGCAAAAACGCGCTGCTTATCGCGGGCGCGATTATGTCGATGCGCATTATCGGCTCGTCATTCGCCACCGCCGACTGGCAGGTGATCATCCTCAAAACGCTGCATATGTTTGAGCTGCCGTTCCTGCTGGTGGGTACGTTTAAATACATTTCCGCCGTTTTTGATCCGCGCCTTTCCGCCACGCTGTTTCTGGTGGGCTTTAACCTCTCCAAACAGCTCTCCGGCGTCGTGCTCTCCACCTGGGCGGGCCGGATGTATGACACCGTGGGCTTCCAGCAGACCTATCTGGTGCTCGGGCTGATTACGCTTGGCTTTACCGTTATCTCGTTCTTCACGCTCCAGGGCCGCCCGCGCCCGGCGCTTGAGAAATCGCCCGATTCTTCGCTGGCCTGA
- a CDS encoding MurR/RpiR family transcriptional regulator, whose product MANNPTQLSILQDEIRRRYDDLSKRLKQVARYILDNSNSVAFDTVASIARQADVPPSTLIRFANAFGFSGFNEMKQMFRQHLMEETANYTERARLFRQTASEETSAPETPGEILSMFTMVNTQALQQLAMQMAPEELEKAVKLLAEAENIYVIGLRRSFSVASYLTYALRHLDRKAFLIDGLGGMFTEQLSLVGPKDVVVAVSFSPYSREVVELVELGAQRKAGQIAITDSQVSPLAAFSDVCFVVREAQVDGFRSQVASLCLAQTLAVSLALDNSKTTQQQTA is encoded by the coding sequence ATGGCAAATAATCCGACCCAGCTCTCCATCCTTCAGGATGAAATTCGTCGCCGGTATGACGACCTCAGCAAACGGCTTAAACAGGTGGCGCGCTACATTCTCGATAACAGCAACAGCGTCGCGTTCGATACCGTCGCCTCTATCGCCCGGCAGGCGGATGTGCCGCCTTCGACGCTTATCCGTTTCGCCAATGCGTTTGGCTTCAGCGGCTTTAATGAAATGAAGCAGATGTTCAGACAGCATCTGATGGAAGAGACCGCCAACTATACCGAACGCGCGCGCCTGTTCCGCCAGACCGCCAGCGAAGAGACCAGCGCGCCGGAAACGCCGGGCGAAATTCTCAGCATGTTTACGATGGTTAATACCCAGGCGCTGCAACAACTGGCGATGCAGATGGCGCCGGAAGAGCTGGAAAAAGCGGTGAAGCTGCTGGCTGAGGCCGAGAATATCTACGTGATTGGCCTGCGCCGGTCGTTCAGCGTCGCGTCCTACCTCACCTACGCGCTGCGCCATCTCGACCGTAAAGCGTTTCTGATTGACGGGCTGGGCGGCATGTTTACCGAACAGCTAAGCCTGGTGGGGCCGAAAGATGTGGTGGTGGCGGTGAGTTTCTCGCCCTACTCCCGTGAAGTGGTTGAACTGGTAGAGCTGGGCGCGCAGCGCAAAGCGGGCCAGATTGCAATTACTGACAGCCAGGTAAGCCCGCTTGCCGCCTTCAGCGACGTCTGCTTTGTGGTGCGCGAAGCGCAGGTGGACGGCTTTCGCTCGCAGGTGGCGTCGCTCTGTCTCGCCCAGACGCTCGCCGTCTCGCTGGCGCTCGACAACAGCAAAACCACGCAGCAACAGACCGCGTAA